In the Sediminibacter sp. Hel_I_10 genome, one interval contains:
- the cysN gene encoding sulfate adenylyltransferase subunit CysN encodes MSMLDNNQLLRFTTAGSVDDGKSTLIGRLLYDSKSIFEDQLQAIENTSKKKGHDGVDLALFTDGLRDEREQGITIDVAYRYFTTPKRKFIIADTPGHIQYTRNMVTGASTANAAIILVDARHGVIEQTKRHSFIASLLQIPHLIVCVNKMDLVDYKEEAYNNVIEQFEDFSSKLLVKDVRFIPISALNGDNVVNRSKNMDWYQGAPLLHTLETMHISSDINKVDARFPVQTVLRPQNEAHRDYRGYAGRVASGVFRVGDEITVMPSGFTSKIKTIDTLDKPLDEAHAPMSVSLTLEDDIDVSRGDMIVRSNNKPEAVQDLEVMLCWLHNEPSKPRAKYSIRHTSNEQTAMIKEVIYKINIETLDRINDDDTLTMNDISKVKIRTTKPLMVDSYRENRTTGSIILIDDATNETVAAGMIV; translated from the coding sequence ATGAGCATGTTAGATAATAATCAATTATTAAGATTTACAACTGCAGGAAGTGTAGATGATGGTAAAAGTACCTTAATAGGCCGTTTACTATACGATTCTAAATCTATTTTTGAAGACCAACTTCAAGCCATAGAGAACACAAGTAAAAAGAAAGGTCATGATGGTGTAGACTTAGCCCTTTTTACAGATGGATTGAGAGATGAAAGAGAGCAAGGCATAACTATAGATGTGGCTTATAGATACTTCACCACTCCAAAACGAAAATTTATTATTGCTGATACTCCTGGCCATATTCAATACACCCGTAATATGGTAACTGGAGCATCCACAGCAAATGCTGCAATTATATTAGTGGATGCTAGACATGGCGTTATTGAGCAAACTAAAAGACACTCCTTTATTGCCTCTTTATTACAAATTCCGCATCTTATTGTTTGCGTAAACAAGATGGATTTAGTTGATTATAAAGAGGAGGCTTACAATAATGTGATAGAGCAATTTGAGGACTTTTCTTCAAAATTATTAGTAAAAGATGTTCGTTTTATTCCAATAAGTGCCCTAAATGGGGATAATGTCGTTAATCGATCAAAAAACATGGATTGGTACCAAGGTGCTCCTTTATTGCACACTTTAGAAACCATGCACATCAGTAGTGACATTAACAAAGTAGATGCGAGATTCCCTGTACAAACTGTTTTAAGACCACAGAACGAAGCGCATCGAGATTACAGAGGTTACGCTGGTAGAGTTGCTAGCGGCGTTTTTAGAGTTGGCGATGAGATTACGGTAATGCCTTCTGGATTTACCTCAAAAATTAAGACTATTGACACCCTAGACAAGCCTTTAGATGAAGCTCATGCTCCAATGTCTGTATCTCTAACGTTAGAAGACGACATAGATGTAAGCCGTGGCGATATGATTGTGCGTTCTAATAACAAACCCGAGGCGGTTCAAGATCTTGAGGTCATGCTTTGCTGGTTGCATAATGAGCCTTCAAAACCAAGAGCGAAATACAGTATACGACACACAAGTAACGAGCAAACGGCAATGATCAAAGAAGTGATCTATAAAATTAACATTGAAACGTTAGACCGTATCAATGACGATGATACACTGACTATGAATGATATTTCAAAAGTAAAAATACGAACCACAAAACCCTTGATGGTCGATTCTTACAGAGAGAACAGAACCACAGGTAGCATTATTCTTATTGATGATGCCACCAATGAAACGGTAGCTGCTGGAATGATAGTTTAG
- the wecB gene encoding non-hydrolyzing UDP-N-acetylglucosamine 2-epimerase has product MHKKKVLIVFGTRPEAIKMCPLVKALHDQHQLFNTKVCITAQHREMLDQVLSFFEVIPDYDLNLMQPNQNLYHLTANIITALKPILEEFKPDFVFVHGDTTTTMAASIAGFYSGAKVCHVEAGLRTFNKKSPFPEEVNRSITGQVSEFHFAPTVTSRDNLLNENIKEENILVTGNTVIDALNFSAEKVKSSEFKDPEIEHLNLIINNNKRLILVTGHRRENHGQGFVNICNALRKIALNNKDVQIIYPVHLNPKVQQPVYSILGKVENIILIDPLSYPAFVYIMNRSHIIITDSGGVQEEAPSLGKPVLVMRDNTERPEAVKAGTVLLVGTDELKIYDEANKLLNDQNAYLKMSMLHNPYGDGTACQKIVEFIKDK; this is encoded by the coding sequence ATGCATAAAAAAAAAGTACTGATCGTATTTGGAACTAGACCCGAAGCCATTAAAATGTGCCCGCTGGTTAAAGCTCTACATGACCAACATCAACTTTTTAACACAAAGGTTTGCATCACGGCACAACATCGTGAAATGCTAGATCAAGTATTATCGTTTTTTGAAGTAATCCCCGATTACGATTTAAACTTAATGCAACCTAATCAAAATCTATATCATTTAACTGCAAATATCATTACTGCATTAAAGCCAATTCTAGAAGAATTTAAACCAGATTTTGTTTTCGTGCATGGAGACACTACAACAACTATGGCCGCCAGTATTGCTGGATTTTATTCTGGGGCAAAAGTTTGTCATGTTGAAGCCGGACTAAGAACTTTTAATAAAAAATCTCCATTCCCGGAAGAAGTCAATAGAAGTATTACGGGTCAAGTATCAGAATTTCATTTTGCACCTACAGTTACTTCAAGAGACAACTTACTAAATGAAAATATAAAGGAAGAAAATATTCTTGTCACTGGAAATACCGTTATTGATGCTCTAAATTTTAGTGCTGAAAAAGTAAAATCTTCAGAATTTAAGGATCCTGAAATTGAACACTTAAATTTAATTATAAACAATAATAAGCGTCTTATTTTAGTTACTGGTCACAGACGAGAAAATCATGGTCAAGGATTTGTAAATATTTGCAACGCTCTTAGAAAAATTGCTCTTAACAACAAGGATGTTCAAATAATATATCCCGTACATCTAAATCCAAAGGTTCAACAACCTGTTTACTCGATTTTAGGAAAAGTTGAAAATATTATTTTAATTGATCCACTTTCATACCCTGCTTTTGTTTATATAATGAATAGATCTCATATTATCATTACCGATAGTGGAGGTGTTCAAGAAGAAGCCCCTAGTTTAGGCAAACCCGTTTTAGTTATGCGCGATAATACAGAACGACCAGAAGCAGTAAAAGCTGGAACAGTACTTTTAGTAGGCACAGATGAATTAAAAATTTATGATGAAGCAAACAAGCTTTTAAACGATCAAAATGCTTATCTCAAAATGAGCATGTTGCACAACCCCTATGGTGATGGGACCGCTTGTCAAAAGATAGTAGAATTTATTAAAGACAAATAA
- the wecC gene encoding UDP-N-acetyl-D-mannosamine dehydrogenase: MNNTFKVSIIGLGYIGLPMAALLAKNHTYVSGVDINPNVVDTINRGDVHIVEPDLDVVISKAVKEGYLSAATIPTEADVFLIVVPTPFKEKNEPDISFVSNATNSIIPLLKKGDLYIIESTSPIGTTELMTNLIFEQRPELKGEIFIAYCPERVLPGNVMYELVHNDRVIGGIDEKSTKKAVDFYRKYIKGDLHETNSRTAEMCKLVENSSRDVQIAFANELSLICDKADINVWELIELANKHPRVNILQPGCGVGGHCIAVDPYFIVSDYPMESQIIGKAREINNYKSFWCAEKVQNARLEYELKHGKKPNIALMGLAFKPNIDDLRESPAKYIVQKVLQNSNNEIYYIVEPNISDHNVFKITDYRVAFEKADILVFLVAHDEFFGISPREDQIVLDFCGVFK; this comes from the coding sequence GTGAATAATACGTTTAAAGTTTCAATAATAGGATTGGGGTATATTGGTTTGCCAATGGCTGCCCTCCTAGCAAAAAATCACACTTATGTAAGTGGCGTTGATATTAACCCAAATGTAGTTGATACTATAAATAGAGGCGACGTACATATCGTTGAGCCCGATTTAGATGTCGTTATTTCTAAAGCCGTAAAAGAAGGGTATCTTTCAGCCGCCACAATACCTACAGAAGCTGATGTTTTTCTTATTGTGGTCCCTACTCCCTTTAAAGAAAAAAATGAACCCGATATCTCTTTCGTTTCGAATGCCACAAATAGTATTATCCCACTACTTAAAAAAGGAGATTTATATATTATAGAATCCACTTCGCCCATAGGCACTACAGAGCTTATGACAAACCTTATATTTGAGCAAAGACCAGAATTGAAAGGAGAAATCTTTATTGCATATTGCCCAGAAAGAGTGCTTCCAGGCAACGTAATGTACGAACTAGTTCATAATGATAGAGTAATTGGGGGTATCGATGAAAAATCTACGAAAAAGGCAGTTGATTTTTACCGTAAATATATTAAAGGAGATCTTCATGAGACAAATTCTAGAACGGCCGAAATGTGCAAACTTGTTGAAAACTCTTCTAGAGATGTGCAAATTGCGTTTGCTAATGAATTATCGTTAATTTGTGATAAAGCAGATATCAACGTTTGGGAACTTATAGAATTAGCAAACAAACATCCAAGAGTCAATATTCTGCAACCTGGTTGTGGCGTTGGTGGGCATTGTATAGCTGTAGACCCCTATTTTATCGTCTCAGATTACCCCATGGAATCCCAAATTATTGGAAAAGCAAGAGAAATCAATAATTATAAGTCTTTTTGGTGCGCAGAAAAAGTTCAAAATGCAAGACTAGAATACGAATTAAAACACGGAAAGAAGCCAAATATAGCTTTAATGGGATTGGCATTTAAGCCCAATATTGATGATTTAAGAGAATCCCCAGCTAAGTATATTGTTCAAAAGGTATTGCAAAACTCAAATAATGAAATCTACTACATTGTGGAACCAAACATTTCTGATCATAATGTATTTAAAATCACCGATTATAGGGTTGCATTTGAAAAAGCAGATATTCTTGTGTTTTTAGTTGCTCATGATGAGTTTTTTGGAATTTCCCCAAGAGAAGATCAAATTGTGTTGGATTTTTGTGGAGTATTTAAGTGA
- a CDS encoding acyltransferase, with the protein MRIKYELILWFNGFLKIIPGNIGCTLRNVFLPYKCGQNVKVWDLVHIDSPSKLNIGNNVSINRGTIINAGGNVTLGNDVLIGPNVIIYSQNHKFDRKEVPIRLQGYDRNPVLIGDNVWIASNVTILPGVSIADNVVVGANSLVSKSIDHSGVYGGSPLKLLKKF; encoded by the coding sequence ATGAGAATTAAATATGAACTAATATTGTGGTTTAACGGGTTTTTAAAAATAATACCAGGAAACATTGGTTGTACTTTAAGAAATGTCTTTTTACCCTATAAATGTGGTCAAAATGTTAAAGTTTGGGACTTGGTTCATATAGACTCCCCTTCAAAATTAAATATTGGAAATAATGTTTCTATAAATCGGGGCACAATAATTAACGCTGGAGGCAATGTTACACTCGGAAATGATGTATTAATAGGACCTAATGTAATTATTTACTCACAAAACCATAAATTTGATAGAAAGGAAGTTCCAATTCGTTTACAGGGCTATGATAGAAATCCCGTGTTAATTGGCGATAATGTTTGGATTGCGAGTAACGTAACCATTTTACCGGGTGTTAGTATAGCCGATAATGTTGTTGTTGGTGCAAACTCTCTAGTATCAAAATCTATTGATCATAGTGGTGTTTATGGTGGTTCACCATTAAAGCTATTGAAGAAATTTTAA
- a CDS encoding DUF6369 family protein, with amino-acid sequence MGVALYILFSLLFFLLGLNCNNSKYTKLFTFIIFVFPFTNLNTNWHINFQIPIFLFFILGGLLKLRFKSIKFYVLDYKILLAILAFLFFVLITIPLALDHTIINIFKDLRFIVFGVILYVFVKLNGSLKLDYNYINKLIKWNFLLSLIIYFLLYKYEIHKYITKDNYFSINEVRYMNYATFVLPFYVLHCLANDIRISFTNWIYIIIPLLASGNRTISLILLFFIGLSFLKKVSVRKILLVFSALLSIVVFMVFNIQKISETSALFRFKKLLSLEYLVSILNTRLSPFYNALESFSLVNYFLGKGIGFTYYIPWFHYRKNLDDYNIYLDSLLPTLYGKYGLFFFLPLIFFFYFLKYLSDVKSFKYYLLLFIILSLTNSFIYQNYLTLVLLFIFLFSQNILKKKVHS; translated from the coding sequence ATGGGAGTCGCATTATATATCTTATTTTCTTTATTATTTTTTCTTTTAGGTTTAAACTGTAATAATTCAAAATATACAAAACTTTTTACATTTATAATTTTTGTGTTTCCATTTACGAACTTAAATACGAATTGGCACATTAATTTTCAAATACCTATTTTTTTGTTTTTTATTTTAGGCGGACTTCTTAAATTAAGATTTAAAAGCATCAAGTTTTATGTTCTTGATTATAAAATTTTGTTGGCAATACTTGCATTTCTGTTCTTCGTGCTAATAACCATTCCCTTAGCTTTAGACCACACTATAATTAATATTTTTAAAGATTTGAGATTTATTGTTTTTGGTGTAATACTATATGTATTTGTTAAACTAAATGGTAGCTTAAAATTAGATTATAACTATATTAACAAACTGATAAAATGGAATTTTTTACTTTCATTAATCATTTATTTTTTACTATATAAGTATGAAATTCACAAGTATATTACTAAGGACAATTATTTTAGTATAAATGAAGTAAGATACATGAATTATGCGACTTTTGTTCTTCCTTTTTATGTACTTCATTGCCTAGCAAATGATATAAGGATTAGTTTTACTAATTGGATCTATATTATAATTCCACTGCTAGCTTCCGGAAATCGAACGATTTCTCTAATATTACTTTTTTTCATAGGCTTGTCGTTTTTAAAAAAAGTATCAGTCAGAAAGATTCTTTTAGTCTTCTCTGCTTTACTTAGCATAGTGGTCTTTATGGTCTTCAATATTCAAAAAATAAGCGAAACATCTGCCTTATTTAGATTTAAAAAATTATTATCTCTAGAATATTTAGTTTCAATATTAAATACAAGGCTCAGTCCATTCTATAATGCTTTGGAATCATTTAGTTTGGTCAATTATTTTTTAGGAAAAGGAATAGGTTTTACATATTACATTCCCTGGTTTCATTATAGGAAGAATTTAGACGATTACAACATTTATTTAGATTCATTATTACCCACGCTGTACGGTAAATATGGTTTGTTCTTTTTTCTGCCTCTAATTTTTTTCTTTTATTTTTTAAAGTATTTATCAGATGTCAAATCCTTCAAGTATTATCTATTATTATTTATTATTTTAAGTTTGACCAATTCATTTATTTATCAAAATTATTTAACACTGGTACTCTTATTTATTTTTCTTTTCAGTCAGAATATTTTGAAGAAAAAAGTACATTCATAA
- a CDS encoding glycosyltransferase family 4 protein — protein MAQRDVGLNPVVVSSPFQNGISDSELDIINDIKHYRTYNNKPDYLVKESKTPLNKRILKSFAIFSFYKKVKLILSVEKPDILHAHATFFCAIVAIVLGRKFKIPVVYEVRSLWEEREKNGANNYIKKIQPKIISYIETECMKRADKVIVINENLRQNISDRGIRNVEVITNAVSLSLIDKTIDYNQTFPLRFGYIGSVSPIEGLDLIIKLWAKLESEEFTNKFYIYGSGTFLNELINLKENLGVKNVIFKGRVESDKINLAFKNIDVIINPRIKSKISDTVTPLKPLEAMAYKKLVIASDVGGMKELITDNFNGILFKSDSLEALERSIMQLVKNGLDFKIISQAYKYVTENRSWSNNAKKYDIIYKKLKT, from the coding sequence ATGGCACAAAGAGATGTTGGCCTTAATCCGGTTGTTGTTTCTAGTCCATTTCAAAATGGAATTAGTGATTCGGAATTAGATATAATTAATGATATTAAACACTATAGAACCTATAATAATAAGCCTGATTATTTAGTCAAAGAAAGCAAGACGCCTTTAAATAAAAGAATCCTTAAAAGTTTTGCCATTTTTTCATTTTACAAAAAAGTAAAACTAATTCTAAGCGTAGAAAAACCTGATATTTTACATGCACATGCAACCTTTTTTTGTGCTATAGTTGCTATTGTATTGGGAAGAAAGTTTAAGATTCCTGTAGTATATGAGGTGCGTTCCTTGTGGGAAGAGAGAGAAAAAAATGGCGCCAACAACTATATAAAAAAAATACAACCTAAAATTATTTCATATATTGAAACGGAGTGTATGAAAAGAGCTGATAAAGTCATTGTTATAAACGAAAATTTAAGACAGAACATTAGTGATCGGGGAATTAGAAATGTTGAAGTCATAACAAACGCTGTAAGTTTATCTTTAATAGATAAGACCATTGATTACAATCAAACGTTTCCTTTAAGATTTGGTTATATCGGCAGTGTAAGCCCCATTGAAGGTTTAGATTTAATTATAAAGTTATGGGCTAAGCTTGAAAGCGAAGAATTTACTAATAAATTCTATATTTACGGGTCTGGGACGTTTCTAAACGAGCTCATCAATTTAAAAGAGAATCTGGGAGTTAAAAATGTTATTTTCAAAGGCCGTGTAGAGTCTGACAAAATAAACCTTGCTTTTAAAAATATAGATGTGATAATTAACCCTAGAATTAAATCAAAAATTTCTGATACTGTTACCCCTTTAAAGCCTTTAGAGGCTATGGCGTATAAGAAATTAGTAATAGCAAGTGATGTTGGCGGTATGAAAGAATTGATAACAGATAACTTTAACGGAATTTTGTTTAAGAGTGATTCACTCGAAGCTTTAGAGCGCTCAATTATGCAATTAGTGAAAAATGGTCTAGATTTTAAAATAATTAGCCAAGCATATAAATATGTGACTGAAAATAGAAGTTGGAGTAATAATGCGAAGAAGTATGATATCATATATAAAAAATTAAAAACATGA